The Bacillus carboniphilus genome contains a region encoding:
- a CDS encoding TIGR02679 family protein produces the protein MKVDLFKKEPGFKKLFLLFKDKYRSLGRVGGTVSLESFDEVEVESIAGFLGQSPDVLRKKGKLALADFEKELMNTGFVDWTLVSLLEQVLGETIYTKKQQLEMEQRREEKFFKALLDKIPSAEGWIDQMKAKTPDTRWIWTLYKQDQEALMEKMIAVYQAFLSLPEEGTFEHLPFFSQRTTGNPHYFDRQEVAGRLLCHCLYVDQLLQGNLDRVMPKSGEEINDLLAEYGILRDDLWNFVTCQGLVAAIGDHPHPVWQAACDTSTVLNVPMKELVKIDRVWPTRGDKVWIVENSSVASTIMNELPDAPIICTHGQFRAASWRLLHLLVQSNCTLYYSGDLDPEGVLIAERLKRRFHDHVVLWRMDHQSYRKSLSNEDISDRLSKLDSLTSDRWQELISAMQEAKKAGYQEALVSELIEDIRNAMIGK, from the coding sequence ATGAAGGTTGATCTTTTTAAAAAGGAGCCTGGATTTAAGAAGTTATTTCTTCTTTTTAAAGATAAGTACCGCTCATTAGGAAGAGTGGGTGGTACCGTTAGCTTGGAGTCTTTTGATGAGGTGGAGGTAGAATCGATTGCCGGATTTTTAGGTCAATCTCCTGATGTATTAAGGAAAAAAGGAAAGCTTGCTTTAGCTGATTTTGAAAAAGAACTAATGAATACAGGTTTTGTAGATTGGACACTTGTTTCGTTGTTAGAACAAGTACTAGGAGAAACCATATATACGAAGAAACAGCAATTAGAAATGGAGCAAAGACGGGAAGAAAAATTTTTTAAGGCTCTTTTAGATAAAATCCCTTCAGCTGAAGGTTGGATCGATCAAATGAAGGCAAAAACGCCAGATACAAGGTGGATTTGGACTTTATATAAACAAGATCAGGAAGCATTAATGGAAAAAATGATTGCGGTGTATCAAGCGTTTCTTTCTCTTCCGGAAGAAGGAACGTTTGAACACCTTCCGTTTTTTTCTCAACGAACGACAGGAAATCCTCATTACTTTGATAGACAAGAAGTTGCGGGTAGATTACTTTGTCACTGTTTATACGTTGATCAACTTCTGCAAGGAAACTTAGATAGGGTGATGCCTAAAAGCGGGGAAGAGATTAATGATCTTCTTGCTGAATATGGAATTTTACGCGATGATTTATGGAACTTTGTGACGTGCCAAGGTTTAGTTGCAGCAATAGGAGACCATCCTCATCCTGTTTGGCAAGCTGCTTGTGATACGAGTACGGTGCTGAATGTTCCAATGAAGGAGCTTGTCAAAATAGATCGCGTTTGGCCCACAAGAGGAGACAAGGTATGGATAGTGGAAAACTCGAGTGTAGCCTCTACCATCATGAATGAACTTCCTGATGCACCAATTATTTGTACGCACGGCCAGTTTCGTGCAGCAAGCTGGCGACTACTCCATCTTCTCGTACAATCGAATTGTACGCTCTATTATTCAGGAGATTTAGATCCTGAAGGCGTGTTGATTGCCGAACGGTTAAAGCGAAGATTTCATGACCATGTCGTGCTATGGAGGATGGACCATCAATCTTACCGAAAGAGTCTCTCGAATGAAGATATTTCCGACCGATTGTCGAAGCTAGACTCGCTAACCTCGGATAGGTGGCAAGAGTTGATTTCAGCAATGCAAGAAGCAAAGAAAGCTGGTTATCAAGAAGCGCTTGTATCGGAGTTGATTGAGGATATAAGAAACGCAATGATAGGAAAGTAG